A region of the Cannabis sativa cultivar Pink pepper isolate KNU-18-1 chromosome 3, ASM2916894v1, whole genome shotgun sequence genome:
aacatCAGCCTGTCAAGATCGCTTGACCATGGTCAATATGTCCGTACAGTTCAGAAACCCACCTCAAggaataataacaataaagtcATTCTTAGTCTTATAGACAGTACCTACTTCCATCAACCCAAGTCTAAGACCATGTCCTCCTCAGCCGCCGCCTCTCCCACTGTCGATTCCTCTAAGCATTCTCTTTCCAAAGCCAGAACTGGTCAACCCAGAAAAGCAACGGTAAatgacaaagaagaagaagacgactATGGAAAAGGTAGTGGTGATTCTTGTAAAGACCAGTCGAAGAAGTCAATAAAAGAAGGGGAAAGGAAGAAATTTAGCCAAGTGATGTTGAGAAAGGACAACAAGAAAGAGGAACAAAGGCTTCAACAGAGACATTCGGTTTCATTACCCTTCGCCGGAAATGGAATAGGAACCGGCACCGGAAGTGGTGGGAGAAGGAGGTCTTTGTGTGAGACTCATGTTGAGCTAGCTGATGTGTTCGCGAGTAATGGGGTGAAAGTGGTTTCGGCTGATATGCCTCCATTTATGCAGATCCATGCTGTGGAGTTTGCAAGAAAAGCTCATGATAGCTTAGAAAAGTTCACCTCAAGAACACTTGCCTCTGCTCTCAAGAaggtaaaaaaaatgttaattaaGGCTAATTTATATTgcttttttgttaaaataacatTGGATTTGTACACACTGATTTGATTCTGTGGTTGATTTAGAATAAACTGAATAGTGGGGTTTTgtgttttcttcttatttttgtgCAGGAATTTGATGGGGTGTATGGACCAGCATGGCACTGTATTGTGGGGTCGAGTTTTGGGTCGTTTGTGACACATTCTGTAGGTGGGTTTCTATATTTTTCAATGGATCAAAAGTTGTATATTCTTTTGTTTAAAACTGCTGTACAAAGAGCTGATTGAAGTGTTTAATAATACATTTGAGAAAAAGTTCCAAGAATTTTTAGTGTAGGGAAGTGAGTTGAGGAGAGCTAAAAATAATGCTTTGTCTCCTCTTTTAGATTGTATATTGGTTACCCTTATGGGAAAAAAAGTAATAGAGAGATGATTCTGTTCTGTCTCCTTTGCTTTTTTGGACATGGACCTATTTTAGGTGGTCTAGTATATCTTCCTATTATGATTGGGGTCAGTAATGGAGTAGAAACCCCTTTTGATAAGAGGATTATTTACTACCTCTGAGTATGATCTATATCATGGTAATAGTTATATTCTTTACATGACAGCATAGgtgtaaaaaaacaaaaatacattGCAATGCATTACTTTCATTT
Encoded here:
- the LOC115708769 gene encoding uncharacterized protein LOC115708769, with amino-acid sequence MANRTTQRRMLAAGGGGGGRPNSKSSSMSDHTLHNPDPILPSKPSPLLKNNNNISLSRSLDHGQYVRTVQKPTSRNNNNKVILSLIDSTYFHQPKSKTMSSSAAASPTVDSSKHSLSKARTGQPRKATVNDKEEEDDYGKGSGDSCKDQSKKSIKEGERKKFSQVMLRKDNKKEEQRLQQRHSVSLPFAGNGIGTGTGSGGRRRSLCETHVELADVFASNGVKVVSADMPPFMQIHAVEFARKAHDSLEKFTSRTLASALKKEFDGVYGPAWHCIVGSSFGSFVTHSVGGFLYFSMDQKLYILLFKTAVQRAD